A window of Streptomyces sp. NBC_01241 genomic DNA:
TAGACGAGGATTCCGGCAGCGCTGCCGGGTTCGAGGATCGCGCTCGCCTCATCGATGTCGTCCTGGCCGATCAGGCCCGAGGACACCCCCTCGAACACGGCGAGGTCCACGCCTCCGTCCCCGGTCAGCTCGGAGAGTTCCACGCCGTCGACGGTGCCGTCGCGATTCTTCCTGACGAAGGTCAGATCCAGGATCCGGATGATGCCCCGGTCGACCAGGTCGACCAGCAGGAGCAGTCCTTGTCCCGTGATCCGGCTTCCCGCCGGAAACTCGACCACCAGGTAGTCGATCGGTCCTGTCTCGTCGCTCTCGACGCTCACGTCAGCTCCTTCCGACATCTCGACTGCCCCGGTTCCGTCGAGGCCACGTCCTTCGCCATTGCAGCAGCGGTGGGACCGGAACGCATCTCGGCCACGGCCCCGGGAGGACCCGGTCCCGTTACGCCATTGGACTGACAGCCGTCCACTCCCCCGGCCGGCCGGTGAGAGCCGTACCCCTGTGGTCCCCCGCCGCCACGGATGATGGTCGCGCTCTGGCCTGCGAGCGTCAGGTCCACTCATCCTGCTGCGGACCCGCGCAGAGTGCCCAGAGGATGAAGACGTCGATGGCGATGAGCACGATGGACCAGAACGGGTAGAAGGGCAGCCACAGGAAGTGGGCGAGTGCGCCCAGGCCCACGAGCACGATACCCACGACGCGCGCCCAGGTGGCTCCGCTGATCAGCAGCGCACAGCCGGCGAGGACGATGACGATGCCCAGGATGAGGTGGATCCAGCCCCAGCCCACGAGGCTGAACCGGTACACGTAGTTGTCGGTTGCGACGAACACGATGTCCCGGGTGATGGCCGCGATCCCCTCGAAGGTCGCCATCGCGCCTCCGAAGATCATCAGAACCGCGGCGAAGGTGGTCCACCCGTACCGGAAGGGATGACGTGCAGCCGGGGTGGTGTCACGCGCCACACTCGGCCCGTTGCTGGCACTGGCCATGTCAGCCTCCTCGGGTAGCAGAGCGACCCGGCGGACCCGAGTGGGCTCGCCGGGATTTCGCCGAACCAGCGTGGCACGACGACTCCCGGTCAGCAGAAGAACGACGTCCCGGCCATGGCTTCCCAGAATTTCTCGCAACAGGGATATCATCCCCGATGTGAGAGATTCCGAACGGGCGGAGCCGGGCTCCATCGCCGCCCGGCTCGCCGCGCGGCTGGGCGAACTGCGTACCGGACGCGGCTGGTCGCTGGACGAACTGTCCCGGCGCAGCGGGGTGAGCCGCTCCACGCTGTCCCGGCTGGAGCGGGGCGAGCTGAGCCCGACCGCCGCCCTGCTCGGCACGTTGTGCACGGTCTACGGGCGGACGATGTCGCGACTGCTGATGGAGGTCGAG
This region includes:
- a CDS encoding DUF6325 family protein, coding for MSEGADVSVESDETGPIDYLVVEFPAGSRITGQGLLLLVDLVDRGIIRILDLTFVRKNRDGTVDGVELSELTGDGGVDLAVFEGVSSGLIGQDDIDEASAILEPGSAAGILVYENVWTAPFAAALRRSGGRLVANGRIPVHEVLASLDVAESRA
- a CDS encoding DUF7144 family membrane protein, whose product is MASASNGPSVARDTTPAARHPFRYGWTTFAAVLMIFGGAMATFEGIAAITRDIVFVATDNYVYRFSLVGWGWIHLILGIVIVLAGCALLISGATWARVVGIVLVGLGALAHFLWLPFYPFWSIVLIAIDVFILWALCAGPQQDEWT